One Kribbella sp. NBC_00662 genomic region harbors:
- a CDS encoding SelT/SelW/SelH family protein, which produces MTREPRLEIEYCTQCRWLMRAAWTAQELLTTFPQELGEVALVPGSGGVFDISLDGELLWSRKAEGGFAEIPLLKQMVRDRIAPDRKLGHSDRKPAGDAGHGM; this is translated from the coding sequence GTGACGAGAGAGCCGCGGTTGGAGATCGAGTACTGCACCCAGTGCCGGTGGCTGATGCGGGCGGCGTGGACCGCTCAGGAGCTGCTGACCACCTTTCCCCAGGAGCTGGGCGAGGTCGCGCTGGTCCCCGGGTCCGGCGGGGTGTTCGACATCAGCCTCGACGGCGAGTTGCTGTGGTCGAGGAAAGCAGAGGGCGGCTTCGCCGAGATCCCGCTGCTCAAGCAGATGGTGCGGGACCGGATAGCCCCGGACCGCAAACTCGGCCACTCCGACCGCAAGCCCGCGGGTGACGCGGGTCATGGGATGTGA
- a CDS encoding LLM class flavin-dependent oxidoreductase — MQPTFGLKTTPMHVPYADIRRVWLEADETPQIRDAWLWDHFLPLAGPKNGDVLEGWTLLAALAAQTTRLRLGLLVTSNRIRPPAVLGKIASTLDVISGGRLIMGLGAGGTHQPTGPNPAIEEYAAYGLTLVPPGEGVDRLRETIEILRRMWTEDEFDFHGKHFTLERNRNAPKPIQPAGPPLLIGGWGNRMLRLVAEYADIWNISGPPHTDLDTLADRVRRLDAECARIGRDPATLSRSLQQIVAYDDPAGTRAIVQRAVELGFDHIVLSLPRPYPDHAVRWLVREITDPFH, encoded by the coding sequence ATGCAACCAACCTTCGGTCTGAAGACCACCCCGATGCACGTCCCGTACGCCGATATCCGCCGCGTCTGGCTCGAGGCCGACGAGACCCCGCAGATCCGCGACGCCTGGCTGTGGGACCACTTCCTCCCGCTCGCCGGCCCGAAGAACGGCGACGTCCTCGAGGGCTGGACCTTGCTCGCCGCTCTCGCCGCGCAGACCACCCGGCTCCGCCTCGGCCTGCTCGTCACCAGCAACCGGATCCGCCCGCCGGCCGTGCTCGGCAAGATCGCCAGCACCCTGGACGTCATCTCCGGCGGCCGGCTGATCATGGGCCTCGGTGCGGGCGGAACCCATCAGCCGACCGGCCCGAACCCGGCGATCGAGGAGTACGCCGCCTACGGATTGACGCTCGTGCCGCCGGGGGAGGGGGTCGACCGCCTCCGCGAGACGATCGAGATCCTGCGCCGGATGTGGACCGAGGACGAGTTCGACTTCCACGGCAAACACTTCACGCTGGAGCGCAACCGTAACGCACCCAAGCCGATCCAGCCCGCGGGTCCGCCGCTCCTGATCGGCGGCTGGGGCAACCGCATGCTTCGGCTGGTCGCGGAGTACGCCGATATCTGGAACATCAGCGGCCCGCCACACACCGACCTCGACACCCTCGCCGATCGGGTACGCCGGCTGGACGCGGAGTGCGCCCGGATCGGACGGGATCCGGCCACGCTCAGCCGGTCGCTGCAGCAGATCGTCGCGTACGACGACCCGGCCGGCACGCGCGCGATCGTGCAACGGGCGGTCGAGCTGGGGTTCGATCACATCGTGCTGTCGCTGCCGCGCCCGTACCCGGATCACGCCGTGCGCTGGCTGGTGCGGGAAATCACCGACCCTTTCCACTGA
- a CDS encoding MarR family winged helix-turn-helix transcriptional regulator, translated as MSDRLGYLLKHVFAELTEAQTKALAPHGLNGRDLAVLSAIVAGEPLSQLEVAARLRVDRTSIGDLLDGLEERGFVERRRSPEDRRRNVVVLTALGQSTFDEAERVRLEVEREFLAPLPAPDRFRDDLRLLLGE; from the coding sequence ATGTCTGATCGGCTCGGGTATCTGCTGAAACACGTCTTCGCGGAGCTCACCGAAGCTCAGACCAAGGCGCTGGCTCCGCACGGTCTGAACGGGCGTGACCTGGCGGTCCTGTCCGCGATCGTCGCCGGTGAGCCGCTGTCCCAGCTCGAGGTCGCGGCCCGGCTGCGGGTGGACCGCACGTCGATCGGCGATCTGCTGGACGGGCTGGAGGAGCGTGGGTTCGTCGAGCGCCGGCGCAGCCCGGAGGACCGGCGGCGGAATGTCGTAGTACTGACGGCTCTGGGTCAGTCGACATTCGACGAGGCGGAGCGGGTTCGGCTGGAGGTCGAGCGTGAGTTCCTCGCTCCCCTGCCGGCTCCGGACCGTTTCCGGGACGATCTGCGGCTGCTGCTCGGGGAATGA
- a CDS encoding C39 family peptidase: protein MTPTTKFKAALCGLALIAAAALPLSPATAQPTAPVDAAHAAAIKPVPKLGYSTQTVRTLNIDFQYQQTGYWCGPAATRIALSARIAPPSQQQLANELPTTTNGTDWIGQVTRVLNNHLGTGWYETKEMPNDPPTQAQRDLLWRDVVLDINNNYPIVANIVAPASNHPPGYPNYTIYHYFTVIGYDDSDQTVLIADPAGFAPTATYWLTFNQLATLIPPKGYSA from the coding sequence ATGACCCCCACGACGAAGTTCAAGGCCGCGCTCTGCGGTCTGGCGCTCATCGCAGCCGCCGCCCTCCCGCTGTCTCCGGCGACCGCTCAGCCCACTGCTCCGGTCGATGCAGCTCACGCCGCAGCGATCAAACCGGTGCCGAAGCTCGGCTACTCGACGCAGACCGTCCGAACGCTGAACATCGACTTCCAGTACCAGCAGACCGGCTACTGGTGCGGCCCGGCCGCGACCCGGATCGCCCTCTCGGCCCGGATCGCGCCGCCCAGTCAGCAGCAGCTGGCGAACGAGCTGCCGACCACGACCAACGGCACGGACTGGATCGGCCAGGTCACCCGGGTGCTCAACAACCACCTCGGCACCGGCTGGTACGAGACGAAGGAGATGCCCAACGACCCGCCCACCCAGGCGCAGCGTGACCTGCTCTGGCGGGACGTCGTCCTGGACATCAACAACAACTACCCGATCGTCGCCAACATCGTTGCCCCGGCCAGCAACCACCCGCCGGGCTACCCGAACTACACGATCTACCACTACTTCACGGTGATCGGGTACGACGACAGCGACCAGACCGTACTGATCGCGGACCCGGCCGGGTTCGCCCCGACGGCGACGTACTGGCTGACCTTCAACCAGCTCGCCACGCTGATCCCACCGAAGGGCTACTCGGCCTGA
- the pdxY gene encoding pyridoxal kinase PdxY: protein MKILSIQSAVAYGHVGNSAAVFPLQRIGVEVLPVYTVNFSNHTGYGAWRGPMISPDDVREVLLGIEDRGVLPQIDVVLSGYQGGEGIADVILEAVQRVKAANPNALYSCDPVMGNAKSGCFVAPAIPVLLRDRVVPAADIITPNQFELGFLTGTEPDTLESTLASVELVRATGPRTVLVTSVERPDREEGTIEMLAVDDSGAWLVQTPYIPMKANGSGDVTAALFTAHYRRTGDLAEALARTTSSVFELLTRTHESGERELQLIESQDAYANPQMQFKPQRVN, encoded by the coding sequence GTGAAGATCCTTTCGATTCAGTCGGCGGTTGCGTACGGGCATGTGGGTAACTCGGCAGCTGTGTTCCCGTTGCAGCGGATCGGTGTCGAGGTGCTGCCGGTGTACACGGTGAACTTCTCGAACCACACCGGCTACGGGGCGTGGCGCGGGCCCATGATCAGCCCGGACGACGTACGCGAGGTGCTGCTCGGGATCGAGGACCGCGGGGTCCTTCCGCAGATCGACGTGGTGCTGTCGGGTTACCAGGGCGGGGAGGGGATCGCCGACGTGATCCTCGAGGCGGTGCAGCGGGTCAAGGCGGCCAACCCGAATGCCTTGTACTCCTGCGACCCGGTGATGGGCAACGCGAAATCCGGGTGCTTCGTAGCGCCTGCCATCCCGGTGCTGTTGCGGGACCGGGTGGTTCCGGCGGCCGACATCATCACGCCCAACCAGTTCGAGCTGGGCTTCCTGACCGGCACCGAGCCGGACACGCTCGAGTCCACGCTGGCCTCGGTCGAGCTGGTGCGCGCGACCGGACCGCGGACGGTGCTCGTCACCAGCGTCGAGCGCCCGGACCGCGAGGAAGGCACGATCGAGATGCTCGCCGTCGACGACAGCGGCGCATGGCTCGTGCAGACGCCGTACATCCCGATGAAGGCGAACGGGTCGGGCGACGTGACGGCCGCGCTCTTCACGGCGCACTACCGCCGTACGGGCGATCTCGCGGAGGCGCTGGCCCGTACGACGTCGAGCGTCTTCGAACTGCTCACCCGGACCCATGAGTCGGGTGAGCGCGAGCTGCAGCTCATCGAGTCGCAGGACGCGTACGCCAACCCGCAGATGCAGTTCAAGCCCCAGCGAGTCAACTGA
- a CDS encoding amino acid ABC transporter permease: protein MSGTVLFDAPGPRAKRLYFGVGVVAVVAILLVLWFVLDRLNEKGQLTAAKWKPFLTGEIWTQYILPGLAGTLIAAAISVVLAMVVGVLLGVGRLSSQAWVRWPCGVLVEFFRAVPVLLMMLFTYALYAKYELFPPERYALAAVVTGLTLYNGSVVAELVRSGVHSLPKGQSEAAMAIGLTSGKSMRLVLLPQAITAMLPAIVGQLVVILKDTALGYIITYEELLRKAEQIGNYKSNLVPAFIVIGAIFIIINYLLTVVAQRVESLMRRRGRSAGGPLTADPVDQSTVAVVGQDTNN, encoded by the coding sequence TTCGACGCGCCGGGACCGCGCGCCAAGCGGCTGTACTTCGGCGTCGGTGTCGTCGCCGTCGTCGCGATCCTGCTCGTGCTGTGGTTCGTGCTGGACAGGCTCAACGAGAAGGGCCAGCTGACGGCGGCCAAGTGGAAGCCGTTCCTGACCGGCGAGATCTGGACCCAGTACATCCTGCCCGGCCTGGCCGGCACGCTGATCGCGGCCGCGATCTCGGTCGTGCTCGCGATGGTCGTCGGCGTCCTGCTCGGCGTCGGGCGGCTGTCCAGCCAGGCGTGGGTGCGCTGGCCGTGCGGTGTGCTCGTGGAGTTCTTCCGCGCCGTGCCGGTGCTGCTGATGATGCTGTTCACGTACGCGCTGTACGCGAAGTACGAGCTCTTCCCGCCGGAGCGTTACGCGCTGGCGGCTGTCGTCACCGGCCTCACGCTGTACAACGGCTCCGTCGTGGCCGAGCTGGTCCGGTCCGGCGTGCACTCGTTGCCGAAGGGCCAGAGCGAGGCGGCGATGGCCATCGGGCTCACCAGCGGCAAGTCGATGCGCCTCGTCCTGTTGCCGCAGGCAATCACCGCTATGCTGCCGGCGATCGTCGGCCAGCTGGTCGTGATCCTGAAGGACACCGCCCTCGGCTACATCATCACCTACGAGGAACTGCTCCGGAAGGCGGAGCAGATCGGCAACTACAAGTCGAACCTGGTGCCTGCCTTCATCGTCATCGGGGCGATCTTCATCATCATCAACTACCTGCTGACCGTCGTCGCCCAGCGGGTCGAGTCCCTGATGCGCCGCCGCGGCCGCTCCGCCGGCGGTCCCCTGACCGCCGACCCGGTCGACCAGAGCACCGTCGCGGTCGTCGGCCAGGACACCAACAACTGA
- a CDS encoding aspartate aminotransferase family protein, with translation MTHAELWERHKAVMPAWLALYYEEPIEIVSGSGRRVTDGEGNTYIDFFAGILTNAIGYDIAEISDAVREQLGTGIAHTSTVYLIRKQIELAEQIAELSGIPDAKVFFANSGTEANETALLLATQNRRSNQVLAMRNSYHGRAFGTVAITGNRGWSASSLSPVNVQYVQGAYRYRSPFRDLSDADYIKVCVDDLRNVIETTTSGDVACLIAEPIQGVGGFSSPPDGLYAAFKEVLDEYGILFISDEVQTGWGRTGDHFWGIQAHDVVPDAMTFAKGLGNGFAIGGVVAKAELMDSVKANSLSTFGGNPISTSAAKATIDYLLDKDLQANAAKRGAQLVDGLRGISDEFPELGDVRGKGLMLAAEIVKPDDNSPDAASTAKLQQETKNRGLLVGKGGLYGNVLRMAPPMTLTEEEAAEALEIIRDSFNTLR, from the coding sequence ATGACACATGCGGAGCTCTGGGAGCGTCACAAGGCCGTCATGCCGGCTTGGCTCGCGTTGTACTACGAGGAGCCGATCGAGATCGTCTCCGGGTCCGGACGGCGGGTGACGGACGGTGAGGGCAACACCTACATCGACTTCTTCGCCGGCATCCTGACCAACGCGATCGGGTACGACATCGCGGAGATCTCGGACGCTGTGCGTGAGCAGCTCGGCACCGGGATCGCGCACACTTCGACGGTGTACCTGATCCGGAAGCAGATCGAGCTGGCCGAGCAGATCGCCGAGCTGTCCGGGATCCCGGACGCGAAGGTGTTCTTCGCCAACTCCGGCACCGAGGCGAACGAGACGGCCTTGCTGCTCGCCACCCAGAACCGCCGCTCGAACCAGGTCCTGGCGATGCGGAACTCGTACCACGGCCGCGCGTTCGGCACGGTCGCGATCACCGGCAACCGCGGCTGGTCCGCGAGCAGCCTCTCACCGGTGAACGTGCAGTACGTCCAGGGCGCGTACCGCTATCGCAGCCCGTTCCGCGATCTGTCGGACGCCGACTACATCAAGGTCTGCGTCGACGACCTCCGCAACGTCATCGAGACCACGACGTCGGGTGATGTCGCCTGTCTGATCGCCGAGCCGATCCAGGGCGTCGGCGGGTTCTCGTCACCGCCCGACGGGCTGTACGCCGCCTTCAAGGAGGTCCTGGACGAGTACGGGATCCTGTTCATCTCCGACGAGGTGCAGACCGGGTGGGGCCGGACCGGTGACCATTTCTGGGGCATCCAGGCGCACGACGTCGTACCGGATGCGATGACGTTCGCGAAGGGGCTCGGCAACGGGTTCGCGATCGGCGGCGTGGTCGCCAAGGCCGAGTTGATGGACAGCGTCAAGGCGAACTCGCTGTCCACGTTCGGCGGCAACCCGATCTCGACCAGCGCGGCGAAGGCGACGATCGACTACCTGCTCGACAAGGACCTGCAGGCCAACGCGGCCAAGCGCGGCGCGCAACTGGTCGACGGCCTGCGCGGCATCTCCGACGAGTTCCCCGAGCTCGGCGACGTCCGCGGCAAGGGTCTGATGCTCGCCGCCGAGATCGTCAAGCCGGACGACAACAGCCCCGACGCCGCCAGTACCGCGAAACTCCAGCAGGAGACCAAGAACCGCGGCCTCCTGGTCGGCAAGGGCGGCCTCTACGGCAACGTCCTCCGGATGGCGCCCCCGATGACCCTGACCGAGGAAGAAGCCGCCGAAGCCCTCGAGATCATCCGCGACTCCTTCAACACCTTGCGCTGA
- a CDS encoding LOG family protein, which translates to MPSIPHVDIESLEHFDRLLAAGATAMAGWRVQSVDLTRRTAEIVGLKPMGSLFLGCVLEEKADAWVRDGGGLVFPAIPELPFDAYRGRLYDADELYAGLEHGYDATPDARIYAWSRQQDEKGDTGRTLAAALHDHAIGDALTELPDDKPWVGVMGGHGVLRGSDDYRSAVLLGRTLARAGRMVVTGGGPGAMEAANLGASLAAYDDAVLDAAVAELAAVLSFRPSIGDWASTGLAVRSQYPGDGGVSIPTWFYGHEPPNVFAGAIAKYFSNAQREDVLLGRAHGGIIYLTGAAGTVQEVFQAVTPNYYGDAATQIPLILVGTDYWTSQLPVWPLLESLSVGRHMRLHLVDTIDEAAGLVS; encoded by the coding sequence ATGCCGAGCATCCCGCATGTGGATATCGAGTCCCTGGAGCACTTCGACCGGCTGCTCGCCGCGGGGGCCACCGCGATGGCGGGGTGGCGGGTGCAGTCGGTGGATCTGACCCGGCGTACGGCGGAGATCGTCGGGCTGAAGCCGATGGGGTCGCTGTTCCTCGGGTGTGTGCTGGAGGAGAAGGCGGACGCGTGGGTCCGCGACGGCGGCGGTCTGGTGTTCCCGGCGATCCCAGAGCTGCCGTTCGACGCGTACCGCGGGCGGCTGTACGACGCCGACGAGCTGTACGCCGGTCTGGAGCACGGGTACGACGCCACTCCGGACGCCCGCATCTACGCCTGGTCCCGCCAGCAGGACGAGAAGGGCGACACCGGCCGCACACTCGCCGCGGCGCTCCACGACCACGCCATCGGCGATGCCCTCACCGAGCTCCCCGACGACAAGCCCTGGGTCGGCGTGATGGGCGGCCACGGCGTGCTGCGGGGCAGCGACGACTACCGCTCCGCCGTACTGCTCGGCCGCACACTCGCGCGCGCGGGCCGGATGGTGGTGACCGGAGGCGGTCCGGGAGCCATGGAGGCCGCCAACCTCGGCGCATCGCTGGCGGCGTACGACGATGCCGTGCTGGATGCTGCTGTTGCGGAGCTGGCCGCCGTACTGTCGTTCCGCCCGTCCATCGGCGACTGGGCGTCCACGGGCCTCGCCGTCCGCTCGCAGTACCCCGGTGACGGCGGAGTGTCGATCCCGACCTGGTTCTACGGTCATGAGCCGCCGAACGTGTTCGCCGGCGCGATCGCGAAGTACTTCTCGAACGCCCAGCGCGAAGACGTCCTGCTCGGCCGTGCGCACGGCGGCATCATCTACCTGACCGGAGCCGCCGGCACCGTCCAGGAGGTCTTCCAGGCGGTCACGCCGAACTACTACGGCGACGCAGCCACCCAGATCCCGCTGATCCTCGTCGGCACCGACTACTGGACCAGCCAGCTCCCGGTCTGGCCCCTGCTCGAGTCCCTCTCCGTCGGCCGCCACATGCGACTCCACCTGGTCGACACGATCGACGAGGCCGCCGGTCTGGTCAGTTGA
- the rlmN gene encoding 23S rRNA (adenine(2503)-C(2))-methyltransferase RlmN — translation MTTSLPLVFDEPRRAKKPPRHLADLTGEERRTAVAALGEPAFRAKQLSNHYFSRLVSDPAEMTDLPAATRDKLVADLMPPLLTRVRDLECDNGETRKTLWKLLDGSLVESVLMRYPGRATMCVSSQAGCGMACPFCATGQGGLTRNMSTAEIVEQVVDGARALARGEIAGGPGRVSNIVFMGMGEPMANYKAVMGAVRRFTDPSPEGLGISARGVTVSTVGLVPRINQLATEGIPVTLALSLHAPDDELRDELVPINNRWKVDEVLDAAWGYARQTKRRVSIEYAMIRDINDHAWRADLLAEKLNARGDWGWVHVNLIPLNPTPGSKWTASDPADEREFVRRLEAAGIPTTVRDTRGQEIDGACGQLAAASK, via the coding sequence ATGACTACTTCCCTTCCCCTGGTGTTCGATGAGCCGCGTCGCGCCAAGAAGCCGCCGCGGCACCTCGCTGACCTCACGGGGGAGGAGCGGCGTACTGCGGTGGCCGCGCTCGGCGAGCCCGCGTTCCGCGCCAAGCAGCTGTCCAACCACTACTTCTCCCGGCTGGTGTCCGACCCGGCCGAGATGACCGACCTGCCGGCCGCGACCCGCGACAAGCTGGTCGCCGACCTGATGCCGCCGCTGCTGACCCGCGTCCGCGACCTCGAGTGCGACAACGGGGAGACCCGGAAGACGCTCTGGAAGCTGCTCGACGGTTCGCTGGTCGAGTCCGTCCTGATGCGGTATCCGGGCCGCGCCACGATGTGCGTGTCCTCGCAGGCGGGTTGCGGGATGGCGTGCCCGTTCTGCGCGACCGGCCAAGGCGGACTGACGCGGAACATGTCGACCGCCGAGATCGTCGAGCAGGTCGTCGACGGTGCGCGGGCGCTGGCGCGCGGTGAGATCGCCGGGGGGCCCGGGCGGGTCAGCAACATCGTGTTCATGGGCATGGGCGAGCCGATGGCCAACTACAAGGCCGTGATGGGCGCCGTACGCCGGTTCACCGACCCGTCGCCGGAGGGGCTGGGGATCTCGGCCCGTGGCGTGACGGTGTCGACTGTCGGCCTGGTGCCGCGGATCAACCAGCTCGCCACCGAAGGCATCCCGGTCACGCTCGCGCTGTCGCTGCACGCGCCGGACGACGAGCTGCGCGACGAGCTGGTGCCGATCAACAACCGGTGGAAGGTCGACGAGGTGCTCGACGCTGCCTGGGGGTACGCACGGCAGACCAAGCGGCGGGTCTCGATCGAGTACGCGATGATCCGCGACATCAACGACCACGCCTGGCGGGCCGATCTGCTCGCGGAGAAGCTCAACGCGCGGGGCGACTGGGGCTGGGTGCACGTCAACCTGATCCCGCTGAACCCGACACCCGGCTCGAAGTGGACCGCCTCCGACCCGGCCGACGAGCGCGAGTTCGTCCGCCGCCTCGAGGCCGCCGGCATCCCCACCACCGTCCGCGACACCCGCGGCCAGGAGATCGACGGCGCCTGCGGCCAACTCGCCGCCGCCAGCAAGTGA
- a CDS encoding LLM class flavin-dependent oxidoreductase, giving the protein MPSVPLSVLDRSRTRVGETEPETLRATVEFAQQVEDLGYKRFWVSEHHSVPGVVGSAPTVLAAAVAARTSHIRVGTGGVMLPNHQPLVVAEQFGVLESLYPGRIDMGLGRSVGFTNGVRRALGVEKDAADDFSAQVQELLGYLAGTSDVHARPGEGLKVPPFILAVGSGASIAASLGLPVVLAAGPDAVDLVSSYRASFQPSAWAPQPYVILAVTAAVGDTTEAARQLLLPEAWASAYSRTRGVFPALQPDVPATMNAREQEFFENALRGQYYGTSDEVHAAVEDLVQRTAADEVLITTNTYDRDDLLASLAKLIG; this is encoded by the coding sequence ATGCCCTCCGTCCCGCTGTCAGTCCTGGACCGTTCTCGGACGCGCGTTGGTGAGACGGAGCCGGAGACGCTGCGCGCGACAGTGGAGTTCGCCCAGCAGGTGGAAGACCTTGGCTACAAGCGTTTCTGGGTGTCAGAGCATCACAGCGTGCCTGGGGTGGTCGGCTCGGCGCCGACAGTCCTGGCTGCGGCGGTTGCTGCTCGCACCTCGCACATCCGCGTCGGCACTGGTGGCGTGATGCTGCCGAACCACCAGCCCTTAGTGGTGGCGGAGCAGTTCGGCGTACTGGAGTCGCTGTACCCGGGCCGCATCGACATGGGCCTCGGCCGCTCGGTCGGCTTCACGAACGGGGTACGGCGTGCGCTCGGCGTCGAGAAGGACGCTGCGGACGACTTCAGCGCACAGGTGCAGGAGCTGCTCGGCTATCTGGCCGGTACGTCGGACGTGCACGCGCGTCCGGGCGAAGGGCTGAAGGTCCCGCCGTTCATCCTGGCCGTCGGCTCGGGCGCTTCCATCGCCGCATCGCTCGGGCTACCTGTCGTCCTGGCTGCCGGTCCTGACGCTGTGGACCTGGTCTCGTCCTACCGGGCATCCTTCCAGCCGTCGGCGTGGGCTCCGCAGCCCTACGTCATCCTCGCCGTCACCGCCGCGGTCGGGGACACCACGGAGGCGGCCCGTCAGCTGTTGTTGCCCGAGGCATGGGCCAGCGCTTACTCACGCACTCGCGGCGTCTTCCCGGCGTTGCAGCCCGACGTGCCTGCGACGATGAACGCTCGCGAGCAGGAGTTCTTCGAGAACGCGCTGCGCGGCCAGTACTACGGAACCTCGGACGAGGTGCACGCCGCCGTCGAGGACCTCGTGCAGCGGACAGCCGCGGACGAAGTGCTGATCACGACCAACACCTACGACCGCGACGATCTCCTCGCCTCGTTGGCGAAACTCATCGGCTGA
- a CDS encoding GNAT family N-acetyltransferase → MTIAPDGRSLVGDVVRLDRMQESDIDELYAAIAIEQVYAGGFGGGPAAMPKSADEMRAKWIPAAEKRFAYVVRMVADGTVVGTSSLADVDLVNERIHLGYTGYAPAVWGTAVNPAAKLLLLEHAFEVCGFGRVKIQTGSKNTRSQAAIAKLGATREGVLRRHMLMADGSFRDTVVFSILADEWPDVRKRLEARISR, encoded by the coding sequence ATGACGATCGCACCGGACGGGCGGTCCCTGGTCGGCGACGTCGTACGGCTGGATCGGATGCAGGAGTCCGATATCGACGAGCTGTACGCCGCGATCGCCATCGAGCAGGTGTACGCCGGAGGCTTCGGCGGCGGCCCAGCCGCAATGCCGAAGAGCGCCGACGAGATGCGGGCGAAGTGGATCCCGGCCGCGGAGAAGCGGTTCGCGTACGTCGTCCGGATGGTTGCCGACGGCACTGTTGTCGGTACGTCGAGCCTGGCCGACGTCGACCTGGTGAACGAGCGGATCCACCTCGGCTACACCGGCTACGCGCCCGCTGTCTGGGGGACCGCGGTCAACCCCGCGGCCAAACTGCTGCTGCTGGAGCACGCCTTCGAGGTGTGCGGATTCGGCCGCGTGAAGATCCAGACCGGCTCGAAGAACACCCGCTCGCAGGCGGCGATCGCCAAGCTCGGCGCGACCCGTGAGGGCGTGCTGCGGCGGCACATGCTGATGGCTGACGGCTCGTTCCGCGACACCGTGGTGTTCTCGATCCTGGCCGACGAGTGGCCGGATGTCCGGAAGCGGCTCGAGGCCAGGATCAGCCGATGA
- a CDS encoding alpha/beta fold hydrolase, protein MTNFVLVPGAWLGAWAWDEVAAVLRAEGHGVHPVTLSGLADRRDEAAGQQQHVDDIVAVIESQDLRDVVLAGHSYSGIPVGQAAGRIGDRLRRVVYVDSNIPTDGKSFVDGWSAEGQAWVRDQLESSGGYWPPLTAEDYVGQDLSDEAIALILERGTPHPGRSITEPAHLVRPIGELPTTYIKCLMDGATPSSDVAEQLESPQWELVELPTGHWPMFSQPIALAKILTTA, encoded by the coding sequence ATGACGAACTTCGTGTTGGTGCCGGGGGCTTGGCTGGGTGCGTGGGCCTGGGACGAGGTGGCCGCCGTACTGCGGGCCGAGGGGCACGGCGTCCATCCGGTGACGTTGAGCGGGCTGGCCGACCGGCGGGACGAAGCTGCCGGTCAGCAGCAGCATGTCGACGACATCGTGGCTGTGATCGAGTCGCAGGACCTGCGGGACGTCGTGCTCGCGGGGCACAGCTACTCCGGGATACCGGTCGGTCAGGCGGCGGGGCGGATCGGCGATCGGCTGCGACGGGTGGTGTATGTCGACTCCAACATCCCGACCGACGGGAAGTCGTTCGTCGACGGGTGGTCGGCGGAAGGACAGGCGTGGGTCCGGGACCAGCTGGAGTCGTCCGGTGGCTACTGGCCGCCGCTCACCGCCGAGGACTACGTCGGCCAGGATCTCTCCGACGAGGCGATCGCGCTGATCCTGGAGCGCGGTACGCCGCATCCCGGCCGCTCCATCACCGAGCCGGCTCACCTGGTCCGCCCGATCGGCGAGCTGCCCACGACGTACATCAAGTGCCTGATGGACGGTGCGACACCGTCGTCCGACGTGGCCGAACAGCTCGAGTCACCACAGTGGGAGCTCGTCGAACTCCCCACCGGTCATTGGCCGATGTTCTCCCAGCCCATCGCCCTGGCGAAGATCCTGACGACGGCCTGA